A region of Rhodanobacteraceae bacterium DNA encodes the following proteins:
- a CDS encoding NADH:flavin oxidoreductase/NADH oxidase → MTLLQPIALGTLNLRNRIVVSPMCQYSSPGGVPTDWHLVHLGSRAVGGAGLVFTEAASISPEGRISPDDAGIWNDAQASAWARIVAFVKAQGAAAGIQLAHAGRKASTAAPWHGGGPLDAAHGGWTPVAPSAIAFDHGYPTPTALDAAGIAKVKDDFRAAARRARAAGFDVIELHAAHGYLLHQFLSPLSNTRTDAYGGTLENRARLLREVVAAVREAWPSPLPLWVRVSATDWTEGGWDIDECVQLARMLKDDGVDLIDCSSGGNVPRPKIPLGPGYQVPFAARIRREAGIATGAVGLITEAQQADAILARGDADVVVMAREMLRDPYFPRRAARELHADIGVPRQYARAW, encoded by the coding sequence ATGACCTTGTTGCAACCCATCGCCCTCGGCACGTTGAACCTGCGCAACCGCATCGTGGTGTCGCCGATGTGCCAGTATTCCTCGCCCGGTGGCGTGCCGACCGACTGGCACCTCGTGCACCTCGGCAGCCGCGCGGTCGGCGGTGCGGGGCTGGTGTTCACCGAAGCCGCCTCGATTTCGCCGGAAGGTCGCATTTCCCCCGACGATGCGGGCATCTGGAACGACGCGCAGGCGTCGGCGTGGGCGCGCATCGTGGCCTTCGTCAAGGCGCAGGGCGCAGCGGCCGGCATCCAGTTGGCGCACGCCGGGCGCAAGGCCAGCACTGCCGCGCCTTGGCACGGAGGCGGGCCGCTGGACGCGGCGCACGGTGGCTGGACGCCGGTGGCGCCGAGCGCGATCGCATTCGACCACGGCTACCCGACGCCGACCGCACTGGATGCCGCCGGCATCGCCAAGGTGAAGGACGATTTCCGCGCGGCGGCGCGACGCGCGCGGGCTGCGGGGTTCGACGTGATCGAGCTGCACGCCGCGCACGGCTATCTCCTGCACCAGTTCCTGTCGCCGCTGTCCAACACGCGGACGGACGCTTACGGCGGCACGCTGGAAAACCGCGCGCGCCTGCTGCGCGAGGTGGTCGCGGCGGTGCGGGAAGCCTGGCCGTCGCCGCTGCCGCTGTGGGTGCGCGTGTCCGCAACCGACTGGACGGAAGGCGGGTGGGACATCGACGAGTGCGTGCAACTGGCGCGCATGCTGAAGGACGACGGCGTCGACCTGATCGATTGTTCCTCGGGCGGCAATGTGCCGCGTCCGAAGATCCCGCTCGGTCCCGGCTACCAGGTGCCGTTCGCCGCGCGCATCCGCCGCGAGGCCGGCATCGCCACGGGCGCGGTCGGCCTGATCACCGAAGCGCAACAGGCCGACGCGATCCTCGCGCGCGGCGACGCCGACGTCGTCGTGATGGCGCGCGAGATGTTGCGCGATCCGTATTTCCCGCGTCGTGCCGCGCGGGAATTGCACGCCGACATCGGCGTGCCGCGGCAATACGCGCGCGCGTGGTGA
- a CDS encoding mRNA interferase RelE produces the protein MSYSLAFVESALKEWRKLAPPIRDQFRKKLAERLEQPRVPSARLHNLPDCYKIKLRTVGYRLVYQVDDKFVVVTVIAVGKRDKQSVYGAAAKRMER, from the coding sequence ATGAGCTATAGCCTCGCGTTCGTCGAATCCGCGTTGAAGGAATGGCGCAAGCTTGCGCCGCCGATTCGTGATCAATTCAGGAAGAAGCTGGCCGAACGTCTCGAACAACCGCGCGTGCCGTCAGCCAGGCTCCACAACCTGCCCGATTGCTACAAGATCAAGCTGCGCACCGTTGGATACCGGCTGGTCTATCAGGTCGATGACAAGTTTGTGGTCGTGACCGTGATCGCGGTGGGCAAGCGCGACAAGCAATCCGTTTACGGTGCGGCGGCGAAACGCATGGAACGGTGA
- a CDS encoding Transcriptional regulator, Xre family gives MTNEIRALRFHAGEMTQEELGKRVGVTRQTIAALEAGKYSPSLECAFRIAEVFGKPLDEVFRWG, from the coding sequence TTGACCAATGAGATCCGCGCATTGCGCTTCCATGCCGGCGAAATGACGCAGGAGGAATTGGGCAAGCGCGTCGGCGTGACGCGCCAGACCATCGCGGCGCTGGAAGCAGGCAAGTATTCGCCAAGCTTGGAGTGTGCATTTCGTATTGCAGAGGTGTTCGGCAAGCCTCTCGACGAGGTCTTTCGGTGGGGATAG
- a CDS encoding Oar protein encodes MSNRSRRTSRRSNVFQRKALALAIGGSIALAFTGGAYAQATTGTIYGTVPVASGETIQITGGAGFNRTITVGPSGRYSIDLPVGTYTVSLLQNGKVVQSKSDVSPVAAGAVAVDFASSGTATQTLSAITVTANSIPPIDVTTTNQVTTITAKQLQQLPLAHTAENIALLAPGVTAGSPLLGTGPLGTPFLVFGGASIAENAYYIDGMNSTDALTGQGGIALPYGAIEQQQTFTTGYGAKYGRSIGGVINQIGKSGSNEWHFGAAASWQPAKLQSDYVNAYWNNPLYPGQITNPNPGQYAGDLYRYRKAQSSAETIYDAYVSGPIVKDKLFFFLGAEQDDSHYNTVDTRYDTYYTRHQPKIYAKLNWNINDSNYLTLTGVQNSNKLWGASYNFDYTTLKDGSFDHLQQTSKNTFRVWVANYTSYITDNLTLHAMFGKMHGEYGLQQPAFPGFDPALPHIGSASYQNPAFWPPGTPSSGITNTQAHLTMTDPAHRDSIMNYRLSLDWKLPWNLLGTHDIQVGIDNITTSDKDDGSIDTGPGYGWYYGVGDPGTPIIGGCCDNINDPPYAGPPTPIPTVPVGTTSTS; translated from the coding sequence ATGAGCAACAGGTCTCGGCGCACTTCGCGCCGCAGCAACGTATTCCAGCGCAAGGCGCTGGCCTTGGCAATCGGCGGTTCCATCGCGTTGGCGTTCACCGGCGGCGCATACGCGCAGGCCACCACCGGCACGATTTACGGAACGGTCCCGGTTGCATCCGGAGAAACCATCCAGATCACCGGCGGCGCCGGTTTCAACCGTACCATCACGGTCGGCCCATCCGGCCGGTATTCGATCGACCTGCCGGTCGGCACCTACACGGTGTCGCTGCTGCAGAACGGCAAGGTCGTACAAAGCAAATCCGACGTCAGCCCGGTGGCGGCGGGCGCGGTGGCGGTGGACTTCGCCTCGTCCGGGACCGCAACGCAGACCCTGTCCGCGATCACGGTGACGGCCAATTCCATCCCGCCGATCGACGTGACCACCACCAACCAGGTCACCACGATCACGGCCAAGCAGTTGCAGCAATTGCCGTTGGCGCACACGGCTGAAAACATCGCGCTGCTGGCGCCGGGCGTGACCGCGGGTTCCCCGCTCTTGGGAACTGGCCCGCTCGGAACGCCGTTCCTGGTGTTCGGCGGCGCGTCGATTGCCGAAAATGCCTACTACATCGACGGCATGAACTCGACCGACGCCCTGACCGGACAGGGTGGCATTGCTCTGCCGTACGGTGCGATCGAGCAGCAGCAAACCTTCACCACTGGATACGGCGCCAAATACGGCCGATCGATCGGCGGCGTGATCAACCAGATCGGCAAGAGCGGTTCCAACGAGTGGCATTTCGGCGCGGCTGCCTCGTGGCAGCCGGCGAAACTGCAGAGCGATTACGTGAATGCGTACTGGAACAACCCATTGTATCCGGGGCAGATAACGAACCCCAATCCGGGCCAATACGCCGGTGACCTTTATCGCTATCGCAAAGCCCAGAGTTCGGCAGAAACCATTTACGACGCTTACGTCAGCGGGCCGATCGTCAAGGACAAGCTGTTCTTCTTTCTCGGCGCGGAGCAGGATGACAGCCACTACAACACCGTGGATACGCGTTACGACACCTACTACACCCGCCACCAGCCGAAAATCTACGCCAAGTTGAACTGGAACATCAACGACAGCAACTACCTGACGCTGACCGGCGTGCAGAATTCCAACAAGCTGTGGGGCGCGAGCTACAACTTTGACTACACCACGCTGAAGGACGGCAGTTTCGACCACCTCCAGCAGACTTCCAAGAACACCTTCCGGGTGTGGGTCGCGAATTACACGTCCTACATCACCGACAACCTCACCTTGCACGCCATGTTCGGCAAGATGCACGGCGAGTATGGTCTCCAGCAACCTGCATTCCCCGGCTTCGATCCGGCCCTGCCGCATATCGGCAGCGCGAGTTACCAGAATCCGGCGTTCTGGCCGCCCGGCACGCCCTCCAGCGGCATCACGAATACGCAAGCCCATCTCACGATGACCGATCCGGCCCATCGCGACAGCATCATGAACTACCGGCTGAGCCTGGACTGGAAATTGCCTTGGAACCTCCTGGGTACGCATGACATCCAGGTCGGCATCGACAACATCACCACCAGTGACAAAGATGATGGCAGCATCGACACCGGCCCGGGCTACGGGTGGTACTACGGTGTTGGCGACCCCGGCACACCGATCATCGGAGGGTGTTGCGACAACATCAATGATCCGCCTTACGCCGGCCCCCCAACTCCAATCCCGACGGTGCCGGTGGGTACTACGTCGACAAGCTGA
- a CDS encoding Class A beta-lactamase, with the protein MNRRELLKGIALGSVLVAAGRMRPGAAKPALDNAGARLAMLERKHGGRLGVAMLDTGSGKRVGHRADERFLMCSTFKLLLVAAVLKRVDQGHEALDRRIVFGKDVLLDYAPVTKRHAGSPGMTIAELCEAAITLSDNTAANLLIARVGGPAAVTGFARSLGDLHTVLDRMEPELNPRDTTTPNAMLGDMQKLLLDDVLLPASRERLTRWLVDCQTGLQSLRAGMPNGWRVGDKTGQWDGNGTGANNDIAIVWPPGRKPLLVAAYCMTHATNVAARKAVLAEVGRIAATLE; encoded by the coding sequence ATGAATCGTCGCGAGTTGTTGAAGGGGATCGCCCTCGGCAGCGTTTTGGTGGCCGCGGGGCGCATGCGTCCTGGCGCGGCCAAGCCCGCGCTGGACAACGCCGGTGCACGCCTCGCCATGCTGGAACGCAAGCACGGCGGTCGATTGGGCGTGGCGATGCTGGATACCGGCAGCGGCAAGCGCGTCGGCCATCGCGCCGACGAACGCTTCCTGATGTGCAGCACCTTCAAGTTGTTGCTGGTCGCTGCGGTATTGAAGCGGGTCGATCAGGGCCATGAGGCACTCGACCGCCGCATCGTGTTCGGCAAGGACGTGTTGCTCGACTATGCGCCGGTGACAAAGCGGCACGCGGGATCGCCCGGCATGACGATCGCCGAACTGTGCGAGGCGGCGATCACGCTGAGCGACAACACCGCGGCGAACTTGCTGATCGCACGTGTCGGCGGCCCTGCGGCGGTGACGGGATTCGCGCGCAGCCTCGGCGACCTCCACACGGTATTGGACCGGATGGAACCCGAACTCAATCCGCGCGACACCACCACACCGAACGCGATGCTCGGCGACATGCAGAAACTGCTGCTCGATGACGTGTTGCTGCCGGCGTCGCGCGAGCGGTTGACGCGCTGGCTGGTGGATTGTCAGACCGGACTGCAGTCGCTGCGCGCGGGAATGCCGAACGGTTGGCGAGTCGGCGACAAGACCGGTCAGTGGGATGGCAATGGCACGGGAGCGAACAACGACATTGCGATTGTCTGGCCGCCGGGCAGGAAGCCGCTGTTGGTCGCCGCGTACTGCATGACTCATGCAACGAACGTCGCTGCGCGCAAGGCCGTGCTCGCCGAAGTGGGCCGGATCGCCGCCACGCTGGAGTGA
- a CDS encoding Peptide-methionine (S)-S-oxide reductase MsrA, with translation MTTRTERAILAGGCFWGMQDLIRKQPGVISTRVGYSGGDVKNATYRNHGTHAESIEIVFDPAVLSYRRLLEFFFQIHDPTTRNRQGNDLGTSYRSAIFYLDDEQKRVAEDTIADVDASGLWPGEVVTEVSPAGDFWEAEPEHQDYLERIPDGYTCHFIRPGWKLPRREKIAG, from the coding sequence ATGACCACCCGCACCGAACGCGCCATCCTTGCCGGCGGCTGCTTCTGGGGCATGCAGGACCTGATCCGCAAGCAACCCGGCGTGATCTCCACGCGCGTCGGCTATTCCGGCGGCGACGTAAAGAACGCCACGTATCGCAACCACGGCACGCACGCCGAATCCATCGAGATCGTCTTCGACCCGGCCGTATTGAGCTATCGCAGGCTGCTGGAGTTCTTCTTCCAGATCCACGACCCGACCACGCGCAACCGCCAGGGCAACGACCTCGGCACCAGCTACCGTTCGGCGATCTTCTACCTGGACGACGAACAGAAACGCGTCGCCGAAGACACGATCGCCGACGTCGATGCCTCGGGCCTGTGGCCGGGCGAGGTGGTCACCGAGGTCTCGCCGGCCGGTGACTTCTGGGAAGCCGAGCCCGAGCATCAGGATTACCTGGAACGCATTCCCGATGGTTACACCTGCCACTTCATCCGGCCGGGTTGGAAGTTGCCGCGGCGCGAGAAGATTGCCGGTTGA
- a CDS encoding Peptide-methionine (R)-S-oxide reductase MsrB encodes MSDYRKTPEAIARLTPLQYRVTQEAATERPFDNAFNDHREPGLYVDIVSGEPLFTSLDKFQSHCGWPSFTKPVDAANVVAKRDLSHGMIRTEVRSRHADSHLGHVFEDGPRERGGLRYCINSASLRFVPLADLEKEGYAEYRHLFDTEASQP; translated from the coding sequence ATGTCCGACTATCGCAAGACCCCCGAAGCCATCGCCAGACTCACCCCGCTGCAGTACCGGGTGACGCAGGAGGCCGCGACCGAACGGCCCTTCGACAACGCCTTCAACGACCATCGCGAACCCGGCCTGTACGTGGACATCGTGTCGGGCGAACCGCTGTTCACGTCCCTCGACAAGTTCCAGAGCCACTGCGGCTGGCCGAGTTTCACGAAACCGGTCGATGCCGCCAACGTGGTCGCGAAGCGCGACCTGAGCCACGGCATGATCCGCACCGAAGTGCGTTCCAGACACGCCGACAGCCATCTGGGCCACGTGTTCGAGGATGGCCCGCGCGAGCGCGGCGGCCTGCGCTATTGCATCAACTCCGCGTCGCTGCGCTTCGTTCCGCTGGCCGATCTGGAGAAGGAAGGCTACGCGGAGTATCGTCATCTGTTCGACACCGAGGCATCGCAACCATGA
- a CDS encoding Alcohol dehydrogenase, translating into MTHTPAYAAQAADKPLGPYAIQRRTPGAHDVAIDIRYCGVCHSDLHTARNEWGGTHYPCVPGHEIVGTVTAVGKGVKGFKVGDTVGVGCLVDSCGHCDSCKTGEENYCENGFTGTYDGVLPDGSHTFGGYSANIVVDQRFVLRIPHKDNLAAVAPLLCAGITTYSPLRHWKAGPGKKVGIVGLGGLGHMGVKLAHAMGAHVVLFTTSPGKIADGKRLGADEVVISKDPAQMAQHANSFDFILDTVSAPHNLDAYLVLLRRDSTLCLVGAPPAATPHPSPRVPNLYLKRRALAGSLIGGIRETQEMLDFCAKHGIVCDIEMIAMHDINTAYERMLKSDVKYRFVIDMQTLKDEAKAA; encoded by the coding sequence ATGACCCACACCCCCGCCTACGCCGCGCAAGCCGCCGACAAGCCTCTCGGCCCGTACGCCATCCAACGCCGCACGCCGGGCGCACACGACGTCGCCATCGACATCCGCTACTGCGGCGTGTGCCACTCCGACCTGCACACCGCGCGCAACGAATGGGGCGGCACCCATTACCCGTGCGTACCCGGCCACGAAATCGTCGGCACTGTCACCGCGGTCGGCAAGGGCGTGAAGGGTTTCAAGGTTGGCGACACCGTCGGCGTCGGCTGCCTGGTGGACAGTTGCGGACATTGCGATTCCTGCAAGACCGGCGAGGAAAATTATTGCGAGAACGGTTTCACCGGAACCTACGACGGCGTCCTGCCCGACGGCAGCCACACCTTCGGCGGCTACTCGGCGAACATCGTGGTGGATCAGCGTTTCGTGCTGCGCATCCCGCACAAGGACAACCTGGCCGCGGTCGCGCCGCTGCTGTGCGCCGGCATCACCACCTACTCGCCGCTGCGCCACTGGAAAGCCGGACCCGGCAAGAAGGTCGGCATCGTGGGCCTGGGTGGCCTGGGCCACATGGGCGTGAAACTCGCGCACGCGATGGGCGCGCACGTGGTGCTGTTCACCACCTCGCCCGGCAAGATCGCCGACGGCAAGCGTCTGGGCGCGGACGAAGTGGTGATCTCGAAAGATCCCGCGCAGATGGCGCAGCACGCCAACAGTTTCGATTTCATCCTCGACACCGTTTCGGCCCCGCACAACCTCGACGCCTATCTGGTCCTGCTGCGCCGCGACAGCACGCTGTGCCTGGTCGGCGCGCCGCCCGCGGCCACGCCGCACCCGTCGCCGCGCGTGCCCAACCTGTACCTCAAGCGCCGCGCACTGGCCGGTTCGCTGATCGGCGGCATCCGCGAAACCCAGGAAATGCTGGACTTCTGCGCCAAGCACGGCATCGTCTGCGACATCGAGATGATCGCGATGCACGACATCAACACCGCCTACGAACGGATGCTGAAAAGCGACGTCAAGTACCGCTTCGTGATCGACATGCAGACGCTGAAGGACGAAGCGAAGGCGGCGTAG
- a CDS encoding TPR domain protein — protein MTVQPLPPDVRDLLQQAQGELARQRFDAAARILDPLLRRAPDCAPALGMAAIVAQMQGRHGDAVACFRRALASQQADARLHAGLGISLFESGDVDGAVAALRRACELAPRVAAAWYNLGKALKLQVRTDEAIEALRRALQLDASHVPARLTLADALASIGQVDAASAELRGLLKMHPDQAHAWFALANLKVVPLSGEDVALLRQRFEAASTAAEDRVLFGFALARALEDQGDYRESFEVLRQANHLQRQRLRWDAAQHRALVGAIERAFSTGLPAPSDPQQGGEVLFIAGIPRSGSTLVEQILASHPDVEGANEITDLPWILDAESQRRARPYPEWVRDATLADWQRLGTEYFARTARWRAHKPRFTDKNLATWKHVGAALAMLPAARVVIVRRDPVETCLACYRQWFASGTQFAYDLDEMADYCIDFVRLTRFWLQRFPDRVFDLEYEALLADPETVIRRLLDFCGLSFDPACLAFHQTRRTVISAASAAQVRQPLRRDTSRAPRYGHLLDGLRQRLREAGLVAAPISGPDT, from the coding sequence GTGACCGTTCAACCGCTGCCTCCCGATGTTCGCGATCTGCTGCAACAGGCGCAGGGTGAGTTGGCGCGCCAAAGGTTCGATGCCGCCGCGCGCATCCTCGACCCGCTCCTGCGGCGTGCGCCCGATTGCGCCCCGGCGCTGGGCATGGCCGCGATCGTGGCGCAGATGCAGGGCCGGCACGGCGACGCGGTGGCGTGTTTCCGCAGGGCGCTTGCGAGTCAGCAGGCGGATGCGAGGCTGCACGCTGGACTCGGCATCTCGCTGTTCGAGTCCGGCGATGTCGATGGTGCGGTCGCGGCGCTGCGACGCGCGTGCGAACTGGCGCCGCGCGTGGCGGCGGCCTGGTACAACCTCGGCAAGGCGCTCAAGCTGCAGGTGCGCACGGACGAGGCGATCGAAGCCTTGCGGCGCGCCTTGCAACTCGATGCCTCGCATGTCCCTGCGCGGCTGACGCTGGCCGACGCGCTGGCCAGCATCGGCCAGGTCGATGCCGCGTCGGCCGAGTTGCGCGGCTTGCTGAAGATGCACCCCGACCAGGCGCATGCATGGTTCGCGCTGGCCAACCTGAAGGTGGTGCCGCTCTCCGGCGAAGACGTGGCGCTGCTGCGGCAACGCTTCGAGGCGGCATCGACGGCCGCGGAAGATCGCGTGCTGTTCGGATTCGCGCTGGCGCGGGCGCTGGAAGATCAGGGCGACTATCGGGAATCGTTCGAGGTGCTGCGGCAGGCCAACCATTTGCAGCGGCAGCGGTTGCGCTGGGATGCGGCGCAACATCGCGCACTGGTCGGCGCGATCGAACGGGCTTTTTCGACCGGCTTGCCAGCGCCGAGCGATCCACAACAGGGCGGCGAGGTGCTCTTCATCGCGGGCATTCCGCGTTCGGGATCGACCCTGGTCGAGCAGATCCTCGCGTCGCACCCGGATGTCGAAGGCGCCAATGAAATCACCGACTTGCCCTGGATACTGGATGCCGAATCGCAGCGGCGTGCGCGCCCGTATCCCGAGTGGGTGCGTGATGCAACGCTCGCGGACTGGCAGCGACTCGGAACCGAGTATTTCGCGCGCACCGCGCGTTGGCGTGCGCACAAACCGCGCTTCACCGACAAGAACCTGGCGACCTGGAAACACGTGGGCGCCGCACTGGCGATGCTGCCGGCCGCGCGGGTGGTGATCGTGCGCCGCGATCCCGTCGAGACCTGCCTGGCCTGTTACCGGCAGTGGTTCGCCAGCGGCACCCAGTTCGCCTACGACCTGGATGAAATGGCGGATTACTGCATCGATTTCGTTCGCCTCACACGGTTCTGGCTGCAGCGGTTCCCGGATCGCGTGTTCGACCTCGAATACGAAGCGCTGCTGGCCGACCCCGAAACCGTCATCCGTCGCCTGCTCGATTTCTGCGGCCTGTCGTTTGATCCGGCTTGTCTCGCCTTTCACCAGACGCGGCGCACGGTCATCAGCGCCGCCAGCGCCGCGCAGGTGCGGCAGCCGTTGCGGCGCGATACGTCGCGGGCACCGCGTTACGGCCATCTGCTGGATGGACTGCGCCAGCGTCTGCGCGAGGCGGGGCTGGTGGCGGCACCCATCTCGGGTCCGGACACTTGA
- a CDS encoding Tryptophan halogenase, producing MNDRQIRSIVIVGGGSAGWMAAAALANALQGSCRIELVESDEIGAIGVGEATLPPIKRFNQMLGIDEHAFVAATQGTFKLGIDFLNWSRLGHRYFHPFGQIGVAFDAVPFHQYWLRERARGDATPLQDYAFAWVAARLGRFERPATDSRYVQSTFDYAYHFDAMLYARYLRGYAEQRGVVRTEGKVVDVTLRPEDGFIQSLTLAGGTVVEADLFIDCSGFRGVLIEGALKTGYESWNHWLPCDRAVAVPSEHGGEPVPYTRAIARDAGWQWRIPLQHRMGNGLVYCSRHFGDDEAASLLLANLEGKALDAPRLLRFVTGRRRQFWNRNCVALGLAAGFMEPIESTSIHLAQSSLVRLLALFPDRDFDPLAAREFNRITHAEYERIRDFLILHYHATSRDDAPLWRETRDMSIPDTLQYKIDQFRSGGRTVAEPLELFQNPNWLAVLAGQEIWPVRHDPLADLRAQVDATRFLADLRRLMEEAAQAMPTHLQYIRRHCAAA from the coding sequence ATGAATGACCGGCAGATCCGCAGCATCGTCATCGTCGGGGGAGGATCGGCCGGCTGGATGGCGGCCGCGGCGCTCGCGAACGCCTTGCAGGGCAGTTGCCGCATCGAGTTGGTGGAATCGGACGAGATCGGCGCCATCGGCGTCGGCGAGGCCACGCTGCCGCCGATCAAACGTTTCAACCAGATGCTTGGCATCGACGAGCATGCGTTCGTCGCCGCCACGCAGGGCACGTTCAAGCTGGGCATCGATTTCCTGAACTGGAGCCGGCTCGGTCACCGCTACTTCCACCCGTTCGGGCAGATCGGGGTGGCGTTCGATGCGGTGCCGTTCCACCAGTACTGGCTGCGCGAACGCGCACGCGGCGATGCCACGCCGCTGCAGGATTACGCCTTCGCATGGGTTGCCGCGCGGCTCGGGCGGTTCGAGCGCCCGGCGACGGATTCGCGTTACGTGCAGTCGACGTTCGATTACGCCTACCACTTCGACGCCATGCTGTATGCGCGCTACCTGCGCGGCTACGCCGAACAGCGCGGCGTCGTGCGTACCGAAGGCAAGGTCGTGGACGTCACGTTGCGGCCGGAAGACGGCTTCATCCAGTCGTTGACGCTCGCGGGCGGGACGGTGGTGGAAGCCGACCTCTTCATCGACTGCTCCGGTTTCCGGGGCGTGCTGATCGAAGGCGCGCTGAAGACCGGCTACGAATCGTGGAACCATTGGCTGCCGTGCGACCGCGCGGTCGCCGTGCCGAGCGAGCACGGCGGCGAGCCGGTGCCGTACACGCGCGCGATCGCGCGCGATGCCGGCTGGCAGTGGCGCATACCGCTGCAACACCGGATGGGCAACGGACTGGTGTATTGCAGCCGCCATTTCGGCGACGACGAGGCGGCGTCGCTGTTGCTCGCGAACCTTGAAGGCAAGGCGCTCGACGCACCACGCCTGCTGCGTTTCGTCACCGGACGGCGGCGGCAGTTCTGGAACCGCAATTGCGTGGCGCTGGGCCTGGCCGCGGGCTTCATGGAGCCGATCGAATCCACCAGCATCCATCTGGCGCAGTCATCGCTGGTGCGGCTGCTGGCGCTGTTCCCAGACCGCGATTTCGATCCGCTGGCCGCGCGCGAGTTCAACCGCATCACCCACGCCGAATACGAGCGCATCCGCGATTTCCTGATCCTGCATTACCACGCCACGTCGCGCGACGACGCACCGCTGTGGCGCGAGACGCGCGACATGTCGATCCCCGACACGCTGCAATACAAGATCGACCAGTTCCGCAGCGGTGGCCGCACCGTCGCCGAGCCGCTGGAGCTGTTCCAGAACCCGAACTGGCTGGCCGTGCTGGCAGGCCAGGAAATCTGGCCGGTGCGTCACGACCCGTTGGCGGATTTGCGCGCGCAGGTCGATGCCACGCGGTTCCTCGCCGACCTGCGCCGCCTGATGGAAGAAGCGGCGCAGGCGATGCCGACCCACCTGCAGTACATCCGGCGGCATTGCGCCGCCGCGTGA
- a CDS encoding Putative dioxygenase translates to MPPFHLAFPVASLAEARAFYGELLGCPEGRSSDTWVDFDFFGHQIVSHLAPEELRAAAAHDVDGDAVPVRHFGVILDMDAWHALSEKLRAAGTKFVIEPHVRFKGQPGEQATMFLLDPSGNALEFKAFADRSKLFAK, encoded by the coding sequence ATGCCGCCGTTCCACCTCGCCTTTCCCGTCGCATCACTGGCCGAAGCGCGCGCTTTCTATGGCGAACTGCTCGGCTGCCCGGAAGGCCGTTCCAGCGATACCTGGGTGGATTTCGACTTCTTCGGCCACCAGATCGTCTCGCACCTCGCGCCGGAAGAATTGCGCGCGGCCGCCGCGCACGACGTGGACGGCGACGCCGTGCCGGTACGCCACTTCGGCGTGATCCTGGACATGGACGCGTGGCACGCGCTGTCGGAAAAGTTGCGCGCCGCCGGCACGAAGTTCGTGATCGAACCGCACGTGCGGTTCAAGGGCCAGCCCGGTGAACAGGCCACCATGTTCCTGCTCGATCCTTCCGGCAACGCGCTGGAGTTCAAGGCTTTCGCGGATCGGTCGAAGCTGTTCGCGAAATAG
- a CDS encoding RelB/StbD replicon stabilization protein (antitoxin to RelE/StbE) codes for METILSGASVSITELKRNPSAVIEAADDEAVAVLVHNRPSAYLVPAETYERLMDRLEDLELAELVRARARERRIKVTLDEL; via the coding sequence ATGGAAACCATCCTTTCCGGTGCAAGCGTCAGCATCACCGAACTCAAGCGCAATCCGAGTGCGGTGATCGAGGCCGCCGATGACGAGGCGGTTGCGGTGCTGGTGCACAACCGCCCGTCCGCGTACCTCGTGCCCGCCGAGACCTACGAGCGCTTGATGGATCGGCTGGAAGATCTTGAGCTTGCCGAACTCGTGCGCGCGCGCGCCAGGGAGCGTCGCATCAAGGTGACGCTGGATGAGCTATAG